A single window of Tiliqua scincoides isolate rTilSci1 chromosome 10, rTilSci1.hap2, whole genome shotgun sequence DNA harbors:
- the WDTC1 gene encoding WD and tetratricopeptide repeats protein 1 isoform X1, translating into MTSAGTLGCTVTPLLTCVRQPYCEKMAKANITRDLICRQLKEKGALSFERHYHVTDPFIRRLGLEAELQGHTGCVNCLEWNEKGNLLASGSDDQHTIVWDPLNHKKLLSMHTGHTANIFSVKFLPHAEDRILITGAADSKVHVHDLTVKETIHMFGDHKNRVKRIATAPMWPNTFWSAAEDGLIRQYDLRENSKHSEVLIDLTEYCGQLVEAKCLTVNPQDNNYLAVGANGPFVRIYDIRMIHNHRKSMKQNPTAGVHTFCDRQKPLPDAAVQYYVAGHLPVKLPDYNNRLRVLVATYVAFSPDGTELLVNMGGEQVYLFDLTYKQRPYMFLLPKKCHSSGEVQNGKTSAPTVSNGIHLHSNGFRLSEGRAHSSPQVELPPYLEKIKLQANEAFACQQWTRAIQLYSRAVQKAPHNAMLYGNRAAAYMKRKWDGDHYDALRDCLKAISLNPCHLKAHFRLARCLFELKYVAEALECLDDFKGKFPEQAHSSACDALDRDINAALFSKSDNGTEDKKGSGPIWMRASGRKDSVSEDEVVLRERSFDYKFRYCGHCNTTTDIKEANFFGSNAQYIVSGSDDGSFFIWEKETTNLVRVLQGDESIVNCLQPHPSYCFLATSGIDPVVRLWNPRPESEAVSGRVVEDMEGASQANQRRMNADPLEVMLLNMGYRITGLTSGGAGGSDDEDSSEGQVHCRTS; encoded by the exons ATGACCTCAGCGGGAACACTTGGGTGCACAGTGACACCTCTGCTTACTTGTGTCCGACAGCCATATTGCGAGAAGATGGCAAAAGCAAACATTACTAGGGATCTCATCTGCCGGCAGCTCAAG GAGAAAGGCGCCCTCAGCTTTGAGCGACACTATCATGTTACTGACCCATTCATTCGCCGCCTGGGCTTGGAGGCAGAACTGCAG GGTCACACTGGTTGTGTCAACTGCCTGGAGTGGAATGAAAAGGGAAA TTTGCTGGCCTCTGGTTCTGATGACCAGCACACAATTGTGTGGGATCCCCTGAACCATAAGAAGCTCCTTTCCATGCATACGGGGCACACAGCAAACATCTTCTCAGTCAAG TTCCTGCCCCATGCAGAGGATCGAATACTGATCACTGGGGCTGCGGATTCCAAGGTGCATGTCCATGACCTGACTGTTAAAGAGACCATCCATATGTTCGGTGACCACAAAAACAGAGTCAAGCGTATTGCCACGGCTCCCATGTGGCCCAACACTTTTTGGAGTGCAGCAGAGGATGGGCTGATCAG GCAATATGACCTGAGAGAGAACAGCAAGCACTCGGAAGTCCTGATTGATCTGACTGAATACTGTGGGCAGTTGGTGGAGGCCAAGTGTCTCACTGTTAACCCCCAGGACAACAACTACCTAGCAGTGGGAGCCAACGGGCCCTTTGTGCGAATCTATGACATACGCATGATCCATAACCATAG AAAAAGCATGAAACAGAATCCCACAGCCGGAGTCCACACGTTTTGTGATCGGCAGAAGCCCCTCCCTGATGCCGCGGTGCAGTATTACGTAGCAG gACATCTTCCTGTGAAATTGCCAGACTACAATAACCGGCTGAGAGTTCTGGTAGCCACGTATGTCGCCTTCAGTCCCGATGGGACAGAGCTGTTGGTGAACATGGGAGGGGAGCAG GTTTACTTATTTGACCTGACTTACAAGCAGCGGCCATACATGTTTCTCCTGCCAAAGAAGTGCCACTCTTCAGGAG AGGTGCAGAATGGGAAAACATCAGCCCCCACTGTATCCAATGGCATCCACCTCCACAGCAACGGGTTCAGATTGTCCGAGGGGCGAGCACACAGCAG CCCACAAGTGGAGCTTCCTCCCTATCTGGAGAAAATTAAGCTGCAAGCCAACGAGGCGTTCGCCTGCCAGCAGTGGACTCGAGCCATCCAGCTTTACAGCAGAGCTGTCCAGAAAGCCCCCCACAATGCCATGCTGTATGGAAACAGAGCTGCCGCCTACATGAAGCGCAAGTG GGATGGGGATCACTATGATGCTTTGCGAGACTGCCTGAAGGCCATCTCCTTGAACCCCTGCCACCTGAAGGCGCACTTCCGCCTGGCCCGCTGCCTCTTTGAGCTGAAGTACGTGGCAGAAGCTCTCGAGTGCCTGGATGACTTCAAGGGGAAATTCCCCGAGCAAGCCCACAGCAGCGCCTGCGACGCCCTGGACCGGGACATCAACGCAGCCCTCTTCTCAAAGAGTGACAATGGTA CTGAAGACAAGAAAGGGAGCGGCCCCATCTGGATGCGAGCAAGCGGGCGTAAAGATTCCGTCTCCGAGGACGAGGTGGTGCTGAGGGAGCGCAGCTTCGACTACAAGTTCCGGTACTGCGGCCACTGCAACACCACAACGGACATCAAAGAGGCAAACTTCTTCGGCAG TAATGCTCAGTACATCGTTAGCGGCTCAGACGACGGCTCCTTCTTTATCTGGGAGAAGGAAACAACCAACCTGGTGCGGGTCCTGCAGGGCGATGAGTCGATTGTGAACTGCCTCCAGCCCCACCCCAGTTATTGCTTCCTGGCCACCAGTGGCATTGACCCAGTTGTCCGCTTGTGGAATCCCAGGCCGGAG AGTGAAGCTGTGAGTGGGCGTGTGGTGGAAGACATGGAAGGGGCTTCCCAGGCCAACCAGAGGCGTATGAACGCTGACCCGCTGGAGGTGATGCTCTTGAACATGGGCTACCGGATCACAGGACTGACCAGCGGTGGAGCCGGAGGCTCTGATGATGAAGACAGCTCCGAGGGGCAAGTCCACTGCCGGACCAGCTAG
- the WDTC1 gene encoding WD and tetratricopeptide repeats protein 1 isoform X2, with protein MTSAGTLGCTVTPLLTCVRQPYCEKMAKANITRDLICRQLKEKGALSFERHYHVTDPFIRRLGLEAELQGHTGCVNCLEWNEKGNLLASGSDDQHTIVWDPLNHKKLLSMHTGHTANIFSVKFLPHAEDRILITGAADSKVHVHDLTVKETIHMFGDHKNRVKRIATAPMWPNTFWSAAEDGLIRQYDLRENSKHSEVLIDLTEYCGQLVEAKCLTVNPQDNNYLAVGANGPFVRIYDIRMIHNHRKSMKQNPTAGVHTFCDRQKPLPDAAVQYYVAGHLPVKLPDYNNRLRVLVATYVAFSPDGTELLVNMGGEQVYLFDLTYKQRPYMFLLPKKCHSSGEVQNGKTSAPTVSNGIHLHSNGFRLSEGRAHSSPQVELPPYLEKIKLQANEAFACQQWTRAIQLYSRAVQKAPHNAMLYGNRAAAYMKRKWDGDHYDALRDCLKAISLNPCHLKAHFRLARCLFELKYVAEALECLDDFKGKFPEQAHSSACDALDRDINAALFSKSDNAEDKKGSGPIWMRASGRKDSVSEDEVVLRERSFDYKFRYCGHCNTTTDIKEANFFGSNAQYIVSGSDDGSFFIWEKETTNLVRVLQGDESIVNCLQPHPSYCFLATSGIDPVVRLWNPRPESEAVSGRVVEDMEGASQANQRRMNADPLEVMLLNMGYRITGLTSGGAGGSDDEDSSEGQVHCRTS; from the exons ATGACCTCAGCGGGAACACTTGGGTGCACAGTGACACCTCTGCTTACTTGTGTCCGACAGCCATATTGCGAGAAGATGGCAAAAGCAAACATTACTAGGGATCTCATCTGCCGGCAGCTCAAG GAGAAAGGCGCCCTCAGCTTTGAGCGACACTATCATGTTACTGACCCATTCATTCGCCGCCTGGGCTTGGAGGCAGAACTGCAG GGTCACACTGGTTGTGTCAACTGCCTGGAGTGGAATGAAAAGGGAAA TTTGCTGGCCTCTGGTTCTGATGACCAGCACACAATTGTGTGGGATCCCCTGAACCATAAGAAGCTCCTTTCCATGCATACGGGGCACACAGCAAACATCTTCTCAGTCAAG TTCCTGCCCCATGCAGAGGATCGAATACTGATCACTGGGGCTGCGGATTCCAAGGTGCATGTCCATGACCTGACTGTTAAAGAGACCATCCATATGTTCGGTGACCACAAAAACAGAGTCAAGCGTATTGCCACGGCTCCCATGTGGCCCAACACTTTTTGGAGTGCAGCAGAGGATGGGCTGATCAG GCAATATGACCTGAGAGAGAACAGCAAGCACTCGGAAGTCCTGATTGATCTGACTGAATACTGTGGGCAGTTGGTGGAGGCCAAGTGTCTCACTGTTAACCCCCAGGACAACAACTACCTAGCAGTGGGAGCCAACGGGCCCTTTGTGCGAATCTATGACATACGCATGATCCATAACCATAG AAAAAGCATGAAACAGAATCCCACAGCCGGAGTCCACACGTTTTGTGATCGGCAGAAGCCCCTCCCTGATGCCGCGGTGCAGTATTACGTAGCAG gACATCTTCCTGTGAAATTGCCAGACTACAATAACCGGCTGAGAGTTCTGGTAGCCACGTATGTCGCCTTCAGTCCCGATGGGACAGAGCTGTTGGTGAACATGGGAGGGGAGCAG GTTTACTTATTTGACCTGACTTACAAGCAGCGGCCATACATGTTTCTCCTGCCAAAGAAGTGCCACTCTTCAGGAG AGGTGCAGAATGGGAAAACATCAGCCCCCACTGTATCCAATGGCATCCACCTCCACAGCAACGGGTTCAGATTGTCCGAGGGGCGAGCACACAGCAG CCCACAAGTGGAGCTTCCTCCCTATCTGGAGAAAATTAAGCTGCAAGCCAACGAGGCGTTCGCCTGCCAGCAGTGGACTCGAGCCATCCAGCTTTACAGCAGAGCTGTCCAGAAAGCCCCCCACAATGCCATGCTGTATGGAAACAGAGCTGCCGCCTACATGAAGCGCAAGTG GGATGGGGATCACTATGATGCTTTGCGAGACTGCCTGAAGGCCATCTCCTTGAACCCCTGCCACCTGAAGGCGCACTTCCGCCTGGCCCGCTGCCTCTTTGAGCTGAAGTACGTGGCAGAAGCTCTCGAGTGCCTGGATGACTTCAAGGGGAAATTCCCCGAGCAAGCCCACAGCAGCGCCTGCGACGCCCTGGACCGGGACATCAACGCAGCCCTCTTCTCAAAGAGTGACAATG CTGAAGACAAGAAAGGGAGCGGCCCCATCTGGATGCGAGCAAGCGGGCGTAAAGATTCCGTCTCCGAGGACGAGGTGGTGCTGAGGGAGCGCAGCTTCGACTACAAGTTCCGGTACTGCGGCCACTGCAACACCACAACGGACATCAAAGAGGCAAACTTCTTCGGCAG TAATGCTCAGTACATCGTTAGCGGCTCAGACGACGGCTCCTTCTTTATCTGGGAGAAGGAAACAACCAACCTGGTGCGGGTCCTGCAGGGCGATGAGTCGATTGTGAACTGCCTCCAGCCCCACCCCAGTTATTGCTTCCTGGCCACCAGTGGCATTGACCCAGTTGTCCGCTTGTGGAATCCCAGGCCGGAG AGTGAAGCTGTGAGTGGGCGTGTGGTGGAAGACATGGAAGGGGCTTCCCAGGCCAACCAGAGGCGTATGAACGCTGACCCGCTGGAGGTGATGCTCTTGAACATGGGCTACCGGATCACAGGACTGACCAGCGGTGGAGCCGGAGGCTCTGATGATGAAGACAGCTCCGAGGGGCAAGTCCACTGCCGGACCAGCTAG